A region of the Paenibacillus sp. J23TS9 genome:
GAAGCCCTCATTAGGAAAATACAAATAATCGACTTTCACTCCGTCCAGCAGCGGTTCGCCCCGGTCCAGAAGAACATCGATACCCTTGTCCGTGCTTACAATCTCATCATTTTCACCGGGCTTGTCCATGTCCAGACCATAATGGGCATGATCTCCATGTGCATGAGTGACCAGCACACGCAGCTTCAAATCGCGGTTTTCTTCTTTATCCAATTCTTTTTGGAGCACCTTGGCAGCATTACGTGTAATTTTGCATTTCATATGCAACTACATCTCCTGTTTTAAGTGATTAGGATTTCTGTAAATCCTTCGTTTCAGTTCACTTTATATAAAAGCTCCTTTTATTGTAAAGAAACCCGCAGCGCTTCGCAAGACAGCTTTATTTGTTTCTCCCCTTTGGGGATGCAGGCAGGCTCGGTGCAGACAAAGAAGGATATTTCTTTTCCATACGGGAAACGAACCATCCCATAACGATCAGCGTGACTCCTATATCATCAATCGGAACAAAGGGCATGACATCCGGTAAAACCCAGTACAGCAGCACTGGAACCAGAAAAAGAAGCTTGTCCCCAATGGAAACTTGTGAGGATTTGAGATAAAGCCACAATTGGCCTGTCATCTGTGACCAGCGCCGGATCGAAAGCAATCTTCTCCATTTCATGCACATCCACTTCCTTCCTGTCATTCAAATATGAAATTTTCGTGAAAAGAGGAAACGATCGTGAAATGAATTCGACGGCCGTTCCTCTATTGTATTATACGTATATTTACAGAAAATGTTTCAAAGTGTTTTCATAACGATAACAGTTCAGCCACCACAAGTCCTGTCTCAAGGCTTACATTCTCAAAATCATCCAGAGGCAGCGGATTCTTGCCTAGACCAATCTCGACCGTAAAGCCCGGGCGCCGAAATTCCTGAATGAACCAATCCTTGTACCCCGCATCACTGCCCTCCAGCTTAACGGGACGGTATCCGCTTGCCTGGCCCAGCCTACGCGACCATTCCCGGCTTTCCTTCGGCTCGTAATTGCGGTAGTTCCAATATATCTCCTGCCCCTGGCTATGGAGAGAAATCGCTGCATCCGGTGATGTCTTCACGGTAAATGCTGCGAGCGCAGCCGCTTCAGGTTCACTGAGCGGCGAAGTTCCCGCATAATCTCTTGGCCCCGGGCTTTTTTTTCCTCGGCGCTGCACCTCTTCATCCCAATGTGCCGGGAACTGGTCCCCCAAGTCCACCCCGTTGATATTGGCCTTCCAGTGGCGGTAATCACTGCGTCCTCCATTCCATTCCGTCAGCTGGTCATAGTATGGGTTATTCGGCTGGACACCTTCCTGCACAAGCTCAACGCCATCCGGGTTTACCATCGGTACGATCCATAGTGTACACTGGGCAAACCAAAGTCTTGGATCATAACCGTTCCAGCGTTTGCCTTCCTTAAGAGCGCAGGCGTATTCTTCGACAAAACGCATAATACAAGGGGTGGTTATCCATTCATTGGCATGAATGGAAGCGTTCACATGAATGTTTCTGCCGCCCTCACCTATCCTCAGATATGGAATCGGCTTGCCCAGTACACTTTCTCCAATCATACCCGCCGTAATCTGCGGATGAGACTGCGTCAACAAGCTGATGTCATGACTTAAATGTTGGTATCCATATTCACCCTCGGGGTACACGATCCGGTCCCTCTCGGCATGGGGCAGCACCAGCACTCGCCCTTCAGGGAAATAACTTGCGGATAGACCCGGGTTCATTTCAAGCAATGAAGTTTCACTGACATGAAAAGCTGCTGCTACCCTATCCAGATTGTCACCAGCCTGTATAACATATCTTCTTCTCGGGGAGGACGGTAAAAAAATAATCTGTCCCGGCACCAGATACGGCTGCTCTCCTGCCCAAGGATTGGCATTGATAATATGGGCCCGGGACAATCCCCTGCTTGCGGCGATCCGCTCCAGGGTATCCCCTTTACATACGGTATATTGCTGCATGGCGTCTTCCTTTCCCGCGGCTCAAACATCGACCGCTGCTAAACGTTGCTCTTTTGAAGATTCTATGATGCCGATGCCTTGGCCCATGCGAAAAAAAAGAACCCCGATCCATCCGGAGTCCCACTTACATTATGTTTCAACAAATCTGGAAACCTGCCATACCACCGGAGTACGTTGAATTTGCTCTCCAAGCCAAGTCTTGGCTATTCTTTGGAACATATCCGCGTCTCCGCTGCAAAAAAATTGATGGACCGGGCTTTCATTACCGCTGGCCAGCTGTCCCTTGTCGTACAGGATTGTACTCACTTCCCGCGCAGTTTCATCTGCCGAGCTGATCAGCTTCACCTTTTCACCGATAACCGCTTGAATCGTGTCTTTTAAAAACGGATAGTGGGTGCAACCCAAGATCAGGCAGTCAATGGAGGAGTTTCTCATGCCGCGGAGAGAATCTTCAACCACAGCCGTCGTTTCCTCCGATCGAAACTGCCCCTGCTCCACCAGAGGAACCAATGCCGGACAAGCCTCACTCACCACATGCACATAAGGCGAGAGCTGCTGAAGAGCTGCCGTGTATGCCCCGCTGCCGATCGTGCCAATAGTACCGATGACACCGATATTTCCGGTCTTCGTCGCGCTGATTGCCGCCCTCGCTCCCGGATGAATCACACCTATAACCGGAATGGACACCTTCTCTGAAATATAATCCAGTGCTGCCGCCGTTGCTGTATTGCAGGCGATCACAATGGCTTTTGGATTGAATTGGGCCAGAAAATCCACGATCTGTTCCGTAAATCTTCTCACTTCTTCGGACGTACGGGGTCCGTAAGGTGTGCGGGCAGTGTCTCCAAAATAGATGATTTTCTCCCGTGGGAGCTGTCTCATTACTTCTTTGACAACGGTTAAGCCCCCTACACCCGAGTCTAATATTGCGATTGCTTGCTGCACGAACACACCGCTTCCTTCTTGTCGATTTATGCTCTCTCTTTTGCTAATATATGAAAAATCAAGATCAAACGTACCTCACATGTTAAACCAATTCCACACGGCTATCAATGACCGAAGCCTGAATTTATACGCGCAAAAGCAGGCCCTGTCTTCCTCCTAAGAGGAATAAGAGCCCGCCGGATTAAAGTTGCGTTTTACAAATCTCCTGCATCCTGCTTGGAGTCCTTTTCAAAGAACAAATCCTGTTCCCCGTCGTCCCCGAACGAAGAAATTTGAGCCATCTCGAAGGCTTCATCGCTATCCTCTTGGTCTGCTTCCGACTTGCGCCAGCCGCGGATATCCTGAATCACGCTGCCGGCCGTATCTTTGACCTTTTCAATCAAAATGACACTCTGTTCTCCGACCTTACCTGCCAGCTCTGTCGTTTTACTGCCAACCGTCTTCGCGCCTTCAGCGATATCCTGACGAAGCTCCTTGCCGGATTTCGGCGCCAGCAGCAGAGCTGTTACCGAACCTACCACACTACCGATCAAAGCGCCCCACAACAAGCTTTTGTTCTTTTCCTTCATCGCTCATCTCTCCTTCGGCTCAGGCATGATCGTCCGCAGAGGGCCCAGACTGACGCTTGAAGGAATGCCATACCGATATTCCGGCATCCAGCCACCGGAAAGCCTCCGCAAAGCGGAGCTCATTCTCCCGGTGGGCTCTTTCCAAGCGTTCCATGGCGGAGTCGGTTACGACCTGTGTAATGGAATCGGCCCGCTGCAGCGTATTCGACAGACTTGCTCCTGCCAGTCTTAGCGATTCGCAGAACGGCTCCACTTCCTCCACTCTGTCCTGAAGCAGCGACAATGTCGCCGAAGCCTGCACGAGCAGCTCTTTGGATTCGGAAGCCAGCTGCGATATCTCAAGTCCAGCTTTCCCAAGTACGTCTTCTGTCCGCAGCAGCACTCTTCTCAATGTATGTAGAAGAATCATTGCTACAGCGGCAAACATGATAAATCCGCAAGCGATTAATACAGCGCCCCATTCCGCCATGGTGTGTCACTCCCTTCACCCTTACGGGCTAATGCCTATTTGTAGGATATTATAAGCAGGGGGAGCTTGTCCTGACACAAAGGACAGCATTTTATTTTTTTATGAATATGAGCACGCCAAAAAAAAACAACAAGCCCAATCCGACATTCAGGATGGGCTTACAGATTGAACAAACCTGAGATTCAATTAAAAATTACAATAGGAGCTCTTGCTGGATATATTCCCGAACCTGGACTGCAAACTTGTTCAGTATATCGGGAAGAACCGGTGTCAGCCGATGAAGTTCACTTCGGTTCCACGAATAATACTCCTGTGCCAAAGGCTTGCGAAGACTCACCAGCTCAAGAAGCACGCTGTAAATCTCCCCGTCAAACACCTTTTCTTCATGATTGATCTCCATGATATCCTCATAACTGCTGGCGTCACGCATAATAAAGCCGTCGATCAAATAGCTCCCTACATCTGTTACGACCTCAATCGCCAAATGAAGTGCCCGCTCCTGCACCATACCGAGCGCGACGCCTCCATCCCAAGACTCGGCTGCTTCCGTTAAGCCTTGGACGATTTGCGGAATCGCATCCAGCCGGTGTTGAATCTGTTCCTGATTTACATAATACAAGGCCTGTTCCTCCAAGCTGCAGATATTATTTGCCTCTTTTACCGCGGCGTTTCAACCAGAAAAACATCACAAAAATAGCCACGATAAACACGACAAGCAAAGTCAATGTTTCCATTGGGTATTCCAAATCGCTCATAATCAGTCTTCCTATCTGCTAGATTTCGTAATCAACGCTAACGGATAACTCTTTCACTTCGTTCAAATGAAGAACGACTTCCTGATGAACAGGATGCACCTGATAAGCCTGCAAATCTTCCAGAGAAGATACCTCGGTTACAAGAGCAATATCAAATGAACGCTCCGAATGAATCACATCCACGCCAACCTCGATGGCAATCAGCTGTGGAATCCGACCTTCCATAGCGCGCAGTACCGCTGCAGTCTTGTCAATGCTTTCCGGACTTCTGTCTTTTAATTTAATGAAGACAATATGTTTAATCATGGCATACATTCTCCTTGTCCAACTCGTAAGGTTACAAAAAAAATATACCATATCCATCCGCACAGGAAAAGAGAAGTATATTATCTAGCTCTCCGGCTTGTCGTCCGATTTATCTTTATTTTGCAAGACAGCGATCATCCGGCGCAATTTCGCGGGCATGGGCAGGCCCAGCCGTCCGTAGTTTTCCGTGATTGAAATCAGCTCGTTGGACATGTAAAAGTATATGGCACCCGATTTAATCACATCTGTACCGCCGCTAAACAGCAGATCCATTTGGTGAGCCAGCACAATAACCACAAGCATGAGCGCCTTACGTGTCAGACCCCAAAATCCAATTTCACTTTTCAGTCCGGTTCCTTCCTTGATCGAGGCGAGTACACCTGTTGCATAATCGATAACGATAGTGAAGAGAAAAACCCACAACAGTTGATCCCATTTTCCAAACGCTATTGTGATAAAACCTCCGGTGAGGGCACTTATACCGCTTGCTACAGGTGAATTCATTATCTGCTCCCCCTTCATACCTTTCTGATTTCATAGTATGAAAGGATAAACAAGACGGCGAAGCCGGACGTCACCCGTTTGAAGCCCATTTCATAGAGTTGAAGCAGCTATGTAAAAAAGGCCCCGGAATCCGGGGCCTTGGAATCACCTCTTTTAACGCTCGTCTTCCCAAAAATTCTTCGGTGTCATTTCATTCGTAATCGGCTTGAACGTATAGCCTTCCGCCTGAATTGCTTTGATCAGCTTGGGAAGAATGGTAACCGTTGCTTTTTGATCATGGAAAAGGACAATCGGTGTGATTCCTTTTTTCTCCATATTTTTAATATCTCTCATTACATTATTATAAATCGTTTGCGGGCTGTTCTGATATCTCCAGTCATTAGAGTCAATGTTCCAGTCCCACAGATGGTATCCGTAAGCCGCGGTCTGATCACGGTAAGCTTTTGTAAAATAAGGCTTGCTGCCGTATGGCACGCGTATCAGCTTCGTATATACCTTGGCTGCATCATGCAGCTTGTTGTTATCCATATTCATCTCATTCAGCGCCGAATATGGCGATGCGTAGAACTTGTTCTTCTGATGTGTCATGCCATGTAGACCTGCACCATGCCCGTCTTGAACGATACGTGCTACCGAGGCAGGATGGCTTGCGATCTGGTTGCCGAGCATGAAGAACGTTGCCTTCACCTTATACTGATCCAGCACATTCAGAAGCTGCGGTGTATATGGAGACGGGCCGTCGTCAAAAGTAATATATATCGTTTTGGAGCCGGCATTCGGCTTGGATGACGTCGGCGTTTGAGCCTTGTGCTCCTTGATGTAGCTGCTGTATTTATCAGCAAACTGCGCATCTGACAACGACGCTCCGCCGTTCAAGGCGCGATATACATTTTGCTTGGGAAGATAGGATAACTGGAATCCGAATTTCTCGCTAATCACACGGAACGAGATGAACGTTCTGCCGTTTTTCACAAATGTATTCTTGCCATCAGCCGCCAGTGTTACAGACTGTCCTCCGCTATGCGTCAGTGTGACATTTCCTTTCGCATACTGCACGGTTACATTCATGGCTGCCGCTGTTTGAACGATAGGAACATATAAAGTGCCTTTATGTATGACCGGTGACATCGGATAAGTGACAAGGTTGTCATTTACGGCAGCAAATACGGAATATTTAGCCGAATCCGCCGAGCTTCCTTCTGCAGTTGCGTTGTTTTCCCCTGTGGAAAGCACGCAGCCGAAGATAAGTACAAACGATAAAATCCATTTGGAGCATTGCAATAACTTTCTCAATCTCATCTACCAACCTTTTTCTGCGTATTTTGCATAGATTTGCCGGAAGAGAAAACCTTCTCCTCTTTTCCCTATCAAATCTATTCAATAGAATCTAGTAATCTAGTATAAAATGAAATAAAGCTTGTTCTATGATCATCATAATCCGTTTTGTTTTCTACGAGATGGTCTACTCTATGCTTTATATCAATTTATAATAGTTCCATTGCATTGTACCTTGAATCCGGGAGCCGTTTCAATTTCAATTCAGTAACCATTTTTGTAACCTATTCGGTAATTTAAGGATATAAAGGAGAATGATAGGGGGTGGCCTATGCCAAACAGCCTGGTTTCTGCGTTGTAACCTGCATTTTGCTAGGAGTAAAGGTGGATAAATGGGCGATAGTTACTATTGAAATAAGAGCTATAAAAATGTAGAATTTTAAGAAAAACTTCGGAGGAAATATGCCTAGACAACAAGAACAGCATTCAATTCAGGCGTGGTCTCTGATCAACCGCAAATATTTGGGTAAAGGTATACGTGTCAAGCGCTTTCGCAAGCCTTCCCGCTGCCAGATCCGCAACCGGGTATTATTAGCAGTATTGATGGCAAATGATATCAAGCTTTCTCAACTGGCCGAGGAGCTCGGCGTTTCATCACGGAGTGTCAGCGCTTGGGTCTATGAGGGACGGGTTCCCGGCAAAAAGAATCTCGATAAGGTTTGCCAGTTCCTCGGCTATCCGCATCATATTCTCTTTAACCGCACCGTTACAGCAAACAGTCCGATCATTTGCCAGCCGTCATCATCCCGGTTTATGCGCAGAACATTGACACGTTCGCCTGTAGATAACAAGATCCTGACCGGTCTTTGCATGGTGCATGATCTGTCAGTAAGCGATGTGAGTGAATGGATGCATATCCATCCCGGAACTTTCCGAAAGTGGCTGCACCAGGGAACCCTGCCTTCACCAAGCTTTCAGGACCGGGCAGAGCTCTTTTTCCGTATCCCAAAATTCATCCTGTTCGCGGATTGCATTCTTCATGATTCATGATTTATCTGCATCCTGCTCCATAAGCCATAACATGGCAAACAGCTCTATGATCCGGTACTGATCCGGCTTATAGAGCTGTTTTATTTTGGGCATAGTAAGCATCAGCCTGTATCAATAACCAATCACAATGGAGGCAGATGTGCCGGTATGAGAATGGGAAAAGACATTGGACTTGCGCTTGGAATGCTGGCAGGAACAACGATGGCAAGCGGGATCGCATTTCTGTTGGGCTTAGAGCCCTTTTCACTGATTTGTACAGTGAGTATTGGCGGAGCAGCCGGGGCAACAGCGGGAATAACTGCTGCTGTACTTATGAAAAGTGAATAATTTATCTCAAAGTTAACGTTGACGTTAACGTTAAACAGGAATAGAATAGTGTATGTCATAAGAATGACGTCCGGTGGACGTTCTTTCGCAGAAATATATCATTTTATCTTTCAAAAAATATAAGCAAGGGAGGAAAGACATGGATGAATACAAAATCGACGACGTAGCCCGGGAATGCGGCTTGACTAAGAGAACGATACGGTATTATGAAGAGCTCGGCGTCTTTCCTGCCCCTGATCGGAGCGAAGGCGGTATCCGGATTTATACCCGGGAGCATATCGATTACCTGAAGAAAATCGTCACCGCCAAAGAAATCCTCGGCTTCAGCTTGCAGGAGCTTGTACAGTATCTGTCCGTTTCTGATGCGTACAAGTTGAATCACCAAGCTTATCACGACGTGAAAAGCCGTGAAGAGCAGAAAAACAAGCTTACGCACATGGAGCAGATGCTGGATGAGCAAATTGAGATGATCTATACCAAGATCGAAAGAATGAAAACCATGCAAAGCGAGCTTGAAAATACCCGAGTCCGACTGAAAGGTTTCATTCAAAAGTTTGACGAAGAAGCTGCCTCAACCGATTAAAATACGGACTCACAATCATAACGATGTCTTTCACCGCCACGAATGAACTAGGACGGGCGTATTTTTGATGGGCAGTCTTGAAAAAATGAAAATAACTTACACAAGTGGAGGTAATTAATTTTATGAAATCCCCAGCTTCGCAACCCCTAGAACTTGAACAAAGGAATTCAGGGCTGTTGTCGCAGCCCAAGGCCGTATGGGCTATTGCCTTTGCC
Encoded here:
- a CDS encoding iron-sulfur cluster assembly accessory protein, which codes for MKCKITRNAAKVLQKELDKEENRDLKLRVLVTHAHGDHAHYGLDMDKPGENDEIVSTDKGIDVLLDRGEPLLDGVKVDYLYFPNEGFVITNPSQGNHGDH
- a CDS encoding M14 family metallopeptidase, translating into MQQYTVCKGDTLERIAASRGLSRAHIINANPWAGEQPYLVPGQIIFLPSSPRRRYVIQAGDNLDRVAAAFHVSETSLLEMNPGLSASYFPEGRVLVLPHAERDRIVYPEGEYGYQHLSHDISLLTQSHPQITAGMIGESVLGKPIPYLRIGEGGRNIHVNASIHANEWITTPCIMRFVEEYACALKEGKRWNGYDPRLWFAQCTLWIVPMVNPDGVELVQEGVQPNNPYYDQLTEWNGGRSDYRHWKANINGVDLGDQFPAHWDEEVQRRGKKSPGPRDYAGTSPLSEPEAAALAAFTVKTSPDAAISLHSQGQEIYWNYRNYEPKESREWSRRLGQASGYRPVKLEGSDAGYKDWFIQEFRRPGFTVEIGLGKNPLPLDDFENVSLETGLVVAELLSL
- the racE gene encoding glutamate racemase, with amino-acid sequence MQQAIAILDSGVGGLTVVKEVMRQLPREKIIYFGDTARTPYGPRTSEEVRRFTEQIVDFLAQFNPKAIVIACNTATAAALDYISEKVSIPVIGVIHPGARAAISATKTGNIGVIGTIGTIGSGAYTAALQQLSPYVHVVSEACPALVPLVEQGQFRSEETTAVVEDSLRGMRNSSIDCLILGCTHYPFLKDTIQAVIGEKVKLISSADETAREVSTILYDKGQLASGNESPVHQFFCSGDADMFQRIAKTWLGEQIQRTPVVWQVSRFVET
- a CDS encoding YtxH domain-containing protein; the encoded protein is MKEKNKSLLWGALIGSVVGSVTALLLAPKSGKELRQDIAEGAKTVGSKTTELAGKVGEQSVILIEKVKDTAGSVIQDIRGWRKSEADQEDSDEAFEMAQISSFGDDGEQDLFFEKDSKQDAGDL
- a CDS encoding DUF948 domain-containing protein; translated protein: MAEWGAVLIACGFIMFAAVAMILLHTLRRVLLRTEDVLGKAGLEISQLASESKELLVQASATLSLLQDRVEEVEPFCESLRLAGASLSNTLQRADSITQVVTDSAMERLERAHRENELRFAEAFRWLDAGISVWHSFKRQSGPSADDHA
- a CDS encoding DUF86 domain-containing protein, with product MYYVNQEQIQHRLDAIPQIVQGLTEAAESWDGGVALGMVQERALHLAIEVVTDVGSYLIDGFIMRDASSYEDIMEINHEEKVFDGEIYSVLLELVSLRKPLAQEYYSWNRSELHRLTPVLPDILNKFAVQVREYIQQELLL
- a CDS encoding Dabb family protein, translating into MIKHIVFIKLKDRSPESIDKTAAVLRAMEGRIPQLIAIEVGVDVIHSERSFDIALVTEVSSLEDLQAYQVHPVHQEVVLHLNEVKELSVSVDYEI
- a CDS encoding holin family protein; translated protein: MNSPVASGISALTGGFITIAFGKWDQLLWVFLFTIVIDYATGVLASIKEGTGLKSEIGFWGLTRKALMLVVIVLAHQMDLLFSGGTDVIKSGAIYFYMSNELISITENYGRLGLPMPAKLRRMIAVLQNKDKSDDKPES
- a CDS encoding polysaccharide deacetylase, which translates into the protein MRKLLQCSKWILSFVLIFGCVLSTGENNATAEGSSADSAKYSVFAAVNDNLVTYPMSPVIHKGTLYVPIVQTAAAMNVTVQYAKGNVTLTHSGGQSVTLAADGKNTFVKNGRTFISFRVISEKFGFQLSYLPKQNVYRALNGGASLSDAQFADKYSSYIKEHKAQTPTSSKPNAGSKTIYITFDDGPSPYTPQLLNVLDQYKVKATFFMLGNQIASHPASVARIVQDGHGAGLHGMTHQKNKFYASPYSALNEMNMDNNKLHDAAKVYTKLIRVPYGSKPYFTKAYRDQTAAYGYHLWDWNIDSNDWRYQNSPQTIYNNVMRDIKNMEKKGITPIVLFHDQKATVTILPKLIKAIQAEGYTFKPITNEMTPKNFWEDER
- a CDS encoding helix-turn-helix transcriptional regulator, producing MPRQQEQHSIQAWSLINRKYLGKGIRVKRFRKPSRCQIRNRVLLAVLMANDIKLSQLAEELGVSSRSVSAWVYEGRVPGKKNLDKVCQFLGYPHHILFNRTVTANSPIICQPSSSRFMRRTLTRSPVDNKILTGLCMVHDLSVSDVSEWMHIHPGTFRKWLHQGTLPSPSFQDRAELFFRIPKFILFADCILHDS
- a CDS encoding MerR family transcriptional regulator, which codes for MDEYKIDDVARECGLTKRTIRYYEELGVFPAPDRSEGGIRIYTREHIDYLKKIVTAKEILGFSLQELVQYLSVSDAYKLNHQAYHDVKSREEQKNKLTHMEQMLDEQIEMIYTKIERMKTMQSELENTRVRLKGFIQKFDEEAASTD